A stretch of Plectropomus leopardus isolate mb chromosome 24, YSFRI_Pleo_2.0, whole genome shotgun sequence DNA encodes these proteins:
- the ube3a gene encoding ubiquitin-protein ligase E3A has product MNSDEKEDCECAPPQAETSPAEGPYREYEEPEIENPEASRMKRAAAKHLIERYYHQLTEGCGNESCSNSWCASSLGFNRMDNNAAAVKALELYKVNAKLCDPHPSKKGTASAYLESSAHSNSACSNRKLNHKDVHSVRDNFKDVNYLTEEKVYEILDICGEKEDYSPLIRVIGRVFSSAEGLVQSFRRSKPHTKEELKSLQGKDEDKDEDEKEAAACSATAMEEDSPASSSSSRLGEGSSGENDVQKLAPDEVSVDIEAVRRVYERLLSNEKIEAAFLNALVYLSPNVECDLTYHNVYSRDPNYLNLFVIVMENSNLHSPEYLEIALPQFCKAMSKLPLAAQAKLARLWSHYSAEQIRRMVETFQQLITYKVISNEFNSRNLVNDDDAVVAATKCLKIVYYANVLGGDLDMEHNEEEDEEPIPESSELTLQELLGEERRNKKGPRVDPLETELGIRTNDCRRPLIAFEEFVNEPLNEVLEMDKDYTFFKVETENKFSFMTCPFILNAVTKNLGLYYDNRIRMYSERRITVLYSLVQGQQLNPYLRLKVRRDHIIDDALVRLEMIAMENPADLKKQLYVEFEGEQGVDEGGVSKEFFQLVVEEIFNPDIGMFTYDEGTKLFWFNPSSFENEGQYTLIGIVLGLAIYNNCILDVHFPMVVYRKLMGKKGTFRDLADANPVLYQSLKELLEYEGSVEEDMMITFQISQTDLFGNPLMYDLRENGDKIPVTNENRKEFVAQYAEYMLNKSVEKQFKAFRRGFHMVTNESPLKYLFRPEEIELLICGSRNLDFLALEETTEYDGGYNRDSRIIKEFWETLHSFGEEQKRLFLQFTTGTDRAPVGGLGKLKMIIAKNGPDTDRLPTSHTCFNVLLLPEYSSKEKLRERLLKAITYAKGFGML; this is encoded by the exons ATGAATTCCGACGAGAAGGAGGACTGTGAGTGTGCGCCACCACAGGCCGAGACTAGCCCCGCAGAAGGACCATACAG AGAATACGAGGAGCCTGAAATAGAAAACCCAGAAGCAAGCCGAAT GAAGCGAGCAGCTGCCAAGCATCTAATAGAGCGCTATTACCACCAGTTAACGGAGGGCTGTGGGAATGAGTCATGCTCCAACTCATGGTGTGCCTCGTCACTGGGCTTCAACCGCATGGATAACAACGCAGCAGCGGTCAAAGCCCTGGAACTCTACAAGGTCAACGCTAAGCTATGTGACCCCCACCCCTCGAAGAAAGGCACGGCCTCAGCCTACCTGGAGAGCAGCGCTCACAGCAACTCGGCCTGCAGCAACAGGAAGTTGAACCACAAAGATGTCCACTCTGTACGAGATAATTTCAAAG ATGTAAATTACCTGACAGAGGAGAAGGTGTATGAGATCTTGGACATCTGTGGGGAGAAAGAAGATTACTCGCCTCTGATCAGAGTAATAGGTCGGGTGTTTTCCAGTGCTGAGGGCCTGGTGCAGAGCTTTCGGAGGTCAAAACCTCACACTAAAGAGGAGCTCAAGTCCCTCCAAGGCAAGGATGAGGACAAGGATGAGGATGAGAAAGAGGCAGCTGCCTGCTCTGCTACAGCTATGGAGGAGGACTCCCCCGCCTCCTCGTCATCATCGAGGCTCGGAGAGGGCTCCTCAGGGGAAAACGATGTCCAAAAGCTGGCCCCTGATGAGGTGTCGGTGGACATCGAAGCCGTGCGGCGGGTCTACGAGCGCTTGCTGTCCAATGAGAAGATAGAAGCAGCCTTCCTGAATGCACTGGTCTACCTCTCACCCAACGTAGAGTGCGATCTGACGTACCACAACGTGTATTCACGAGATCCAAACTACCTGAACCTGTTTGTTATAGTGATGGAAAACAGCAACCTCCACAGTCCAGAGTACCTGGAGATCGCCCTCCCACAGTTCTGCAAGGCCATGAGTAAACTCCCGCTGGCAGCTCAGGCCAAGCTTGCACGCTTATGGTCGCACTACAGCGCCGAGCAGATCCGGCGTATGGTGGAGACCTTCCAGCAGCTCATTACCTACAAGGTGATCAGTAACGAGTTCAACAGCCGCAACCTGGTCAACGACGATGACGCAGTGGTGGCGGCCACCAAGTGCTTGAAGATCGTCTACTATGCAAACGTGCTGGGCGGCGACCTCGACATGGAGCACAACGAGGAAGAGGACGAGGAGCCCATCCCGGAGTCTAGCGAGCTCaccctgcaggagctgctgggtGAGGAGCGGCGGAACAAGAAGGGCCCGCGGGTGGACCCGCTGGAGACGGAGTTGGGGATCCGCACCAATGATTGCCGACGGCCGCTTATCGCCTTTGAGGAGTTTGTCAATGAGCCTCTGAACGAGGTGCTGGAGATGGACAAGGACTACACTTTCTTTAAGGTTGAGACTGAAAACAAGTTCTCCTTTATGACATGCCCCTTCATCCTCAACGCCGTCACCAAGAACCTGGGCCTGTACTACGACAACCGCATCCGCATGTACAGTGAGCGGCGTATAACTGTGCTCTACAGTTTGGTGCAGGGTCAGCAGCTCAATCCCTACCTGAGGCTCAAAGTGCGGCGAGACCACATCATCGACGATGCTCTGGTCCGG CTGGAAATGATAGCAATGGAAAATCCTGCAGACTTGAAGAAGCAGCTCTATGTGGAGTTTGAAGGAGAACAAGGTGTAGATGAAGGAGGTGTTTCCAAAGAGTTCTTCCAGCTGGTGGTGGAGGAGATCTTCAACCCAGATATtg GCATGTTCACATACGACGAGGGCACCAAACTGTTTTGGTTCAACCCGTCGTCATTCGAAAATGAGGGCCAGTACACTCTGATCGGCATCGTTCTGGGTCTGGCCATCTATAACAACTGTATCCTGGACGTCCACTTCCCCATGGTGGTCTACAGGAAGCTCATGGGCAAGAAAGGAACGTTCAGGGACTTAGCTGATGCCAACCCG GTTCTATATCAGAGTCTGAAGGAGCTGCTGGAGTACGAGGGCAGTGTGGAGGAGGACATGATGATCACTTTCCAGATCTCCCAGACAGACCTGTTTGGGAACCCGCTCATGTATGATTTAAGGGAAAATGGGGACAAGATTCCAGtcacaaatgaaaacagaaag gagtttGTTGCGCAGTATGCAGAGTACATGCTGAACAAAAGTGTGGAGAAGCAGTTCAAAGCTTTCAGGAGAGGCTTCCACATGGTCACCAACGAGTCTCCGCTCAAATACCTGTTCAGACCAGAGGAGATCGAGCTCCTCATCTGTGGAAGCAGG AACCTGGACTTCCTAGCACTTGAAGAAACAACAGAATATGATGGAGGTTACAACAGAGATTCACGAATCATAAA GGAGTTTTGGGAGACATTGCACTCATTTGGTGAGGAGCAGAAGCGCCTCTTCCTGCAGTTCACCACCGGCACTGACAGAGCACCTGTGGGTGGGCTGGGCAAGCTCAAGATGATCATTGCCAAGAACGGCCCTGACACTGACAG GTTACCGACGTCTCACACTTGCTTTAACGTGCTGCTGCTGCCCGAATACAGCAGCAAGGAGAAGCTGAGGGAGAGACTGCTGAAAGCCATCACCTATGCCAAAGGGTTTGGCATGCTCTGA